In Sulfitobacter sp. LCG007, the sequence TGTTGGACATCCGCCCGCGGCGCTGGAGTGCGGACAGGATCTTTCTGTCGATGACGTCGATCATCATGCAAGACTCTCCGAAGATTTATCCATTCTACGCAAGATTATCCGATGTATCTACTAACAGGCGGCCAAGAATGCATCCGAATTGTCCGTTTAACGCGATAGCGTCACGGCAAACGGTTGAGGAGATATCCCGTGAAGATCGGCTGCCCGAAAGAGATCAAACCCCAGGAATTCCGCGTCGGCATGACCCCCAACGCGGTGCGCGAGGCCGTGGCCCATGGCCATGACGTGCTGGTCGAGACCGGCGCAGGCGCGGGATCCGGCTTTGAGGACGAGGACTACAGGTCCGCCGGCGCGCGGATCGCCAGCACCGCGGCCGAGGTCTTTGCCGAAGCCGAGATGATCGTGAAGGTGAAGGAACCCCAGCCCGGCGAGCGCAGGATGCTTCGCGAGGGGCAGCTGCTCTTCACCTACCTTCACCTTGCGCCCGACCCGGAACAGACCCGAGACCTCATGGAGTCCGGGTGCACGGCAATCGCCTACGAGACGGTGACGGATGACCGCGGCGGCCTTCCGCTGCTCGCGCCCATGTCCGAGGTCGCCGGACGTCTCGCGCCTCAGGTCGGGGCATGGACACTGCAGAAGGCGAACGGCGGGCGGGGTGTGCTGCTGGGCGGTGTGCCGGGTGTCGGCCCGGCGCGCGTGCTTGTGATCGGCGGCGGTGTCGTGGGGACGCATGCCGCCCGCATCGCCGCCGGCATGGGAGCCGATGTCACGGTGCTGGACCGGTCGCTGCCCCGGTTGCGCTACCTCGACGATGTCTTCGGGACCAGCTTCAAGTCAGGCTACGCCAACGCCGGAAACACGATCGAACTGGCGCGTCAGGCGGACATGATCATCGGAGCGGTGCTGATTCCCGGTGCCGCCGCGCCGAAGCT encodes:
- the ald gene encoding alanine dehydrogenase — its product is MKIGCPKEIKPQEFRVGMTPNAVREAVAHGHDVLVETGAGAGSGFEDEDYRSAGARIASTAAEVFAEAEMIVKVKEPQPGERRMLREGQLLFTYLHLAPDPEQTRDLMESGCTAIAYETVTDDRGGLPLLAPMSEVAGRLAPQVGAWTLQKANGGRGVLLGGVPGVGPARVLVIGGGVVGTHAARIAAGMGADVTVLDRSLPRLRYLDDVFGTSFKSGYANAGNTIELARQADMIIGAVLIPGAAAPKLISRAQLSELKPGAALVDVAIDQGGCFETSRATTHQDPVYEVDGIMHYCVANMPGAVARTSTIALGNATMPFMLALADKGWRQACIDDAHLLAGLNVHAGQLTCYAAGKALGIDVVSPSVAVKH